A single window of Caldicellulosiruptor bescii DSM 6725 DNA harbors:
- a CDS encoding amidase domain-containing protein, giving the protein MLICFVLINCFNCVKVEAAYNSFGAASYADIWALSRNSNYPSFDADCTNFASQAMHEGGTLPFDKQNGWYCEKVLWWWNWGTAWSVADDLYRYLSNSARGTILGRWKYEGQIGFNDYNDVLQPGDILFYDWNSDGRFDHAGVSVGLGYDSTYGRTGNVQDQHTYDRFHAIWHLKPYNVRATTTTIVAIRPK; this is encoded by the coding sequence ATGCTTATCTGTTTTGTTCTGATAAACTGTTTCAATTGCGTAAAAGTTGAAGCAGCTTACAATAGCTTTGGGGCTGCTTCATATGCAGATATTTGGGCACTAAGCAGAAATTCAAACTACCCTAGTTTTGACGCAGATTGCACAAATTTTGCATCTCAAGCAATGCATGAGGGAGGAACTTTGCCATTTGATAAACAAAATGGTTGGTATTGCGAGAAAGTTCTTTGGTGGTGGAATTGGGGAACAGCTTGGAGTGTAGCTGATGATTTGTACAGATATCTATCAAACTCAGCCAGGGGAACGATTTTAGGTAGATGGAAATATGAGGGGCAAATAGGCTTTAATGATTATAATGATGTACTTCAACCTGGTGATATTCTATTTTATGATTGGAATTCAGATGGAAGATTTGACCATGCTGGTGTTTCTGTAGGTTTAGGGTACGATTCTACTTATGGGAGAACTGGCAATGTTCAAGATCAACACACTTATGATAGATTTCATGCAATTTGGCATTTAAAACCATACAATGTCAGAGCTACTACTACAACAATAGTAGCAATTCGTCCAAAATGA
- the smc gene encoding chromosome segregation protein SMC: MYIKWLEIYGFKSFCEKTRIEFEKGITAIVGPNGCGKSNITDAIRWALGEQSLKLLRAAKQEDLIFAGTEKRKSQGFAEVSICFDNSSGVLPIDYQEVVITRRLFRSGESEFFINKIPCRLKDVYELFLDSGLGKDGYSIISQGRVDEIINARPVERYRIFEEACGITKYKYRKEETERKLKATEENIQRLQDVIFELSTQLEEIKTDVEKAKTYLQINQKLQSLKKEKYVYEYNLTGRRYHDFLTKEKQLNEELEKLIQLRRELEESINQNKLQMDLLTQEVEKTRLSYDELKSELTEATTRLKFLKKQLESEQQLKDHLSRQILQLEEQKEDLKKSIEEVQKSLSEKEEEHRNVLEVYAKLQKQITALKESITKIESEIQKKEAELIECISQIEKFNQKLNGILHLSGTLENRKEKIIEQTNAILNELEKLTVAQDTKKSKLKELDNDKKKLVILLEDLNQQVSEKESHLANIRSLVEDLSKQLIKKQEKLSVLKMMEESYEGYSKTIKEIFKRVKNLPICLYGTVGSLISVKREYLKAIETALSSSLQYLVVKNEDDAKRIIEIAKNEKLGKVTIIPIDTVSVLSQKEDINADGFLGFADEFIDINDELRKVVEFLLGRTLVFDTIDRAIEYQRKVGYKARCVTLSGELISPGGVFVGGEKKADFSLLERKVEKEELELDVKNLSSKLEEMDKLIIKNSEVLYDLKTAKQEAEENLNDLLLKMNELEREIEMYDYKIKQLAQNKDALENEKKLIGQQLITLECDIKSSQENLENLKKSKEGLEKKISNLKTTLSKLKKDYNFLDGKFTKAIEEKNKIEAEISILKHKLESKSYNMAEIENQKMYRSNEKVKCEENIKEIEGQIFQTSEEIEEKKQKAEEFKNNLQRLEKDYSELSGRYNSEQKRLNEALNKIQEIEKKLGQIALEKHDVENYMKNIKEKYFETFNEDINTSNREVFWSKEKEDELERCTAALSELGEVKLYSIDQEKRLQERMQFLQKQIEDLQKTTDELKRLISHLEKNMKEIFLENFEKIKSLFSEIFFELFGGGSCDLKLIGQDGELGVDIDVKPPGKKLQNINLLSGGEKALVAIALLFAFLTFKGSLLCILDEIDSSLDEANVQRFAQYIKNLNNQSQIIIVTHRKPTMEIADVLYGVTMEERGVSKVLSLNIEKIQKG, from the coding sequence ATGTACATAAAATGGCTTGAAATCTATGGTTTTAAATCTTTTTGTGAAAAGACAAGGATAGAGTTTGAAAAAGGCATTACTGCAATAGTTGGACCAAACGGTTGTGGCAAGAGCAATATCACAGACGCAATTAGATGGGCTTTAGGTGAGCAGAGCCTTAAACTTTTGCGTGCAGCAAAACAAGAAGACCTTATTTTTGCCGGCACAGAGAAGAGAAAATCTCAGGGTTTTGCTGAGGTTTCTATATGTTTTGACAACTCAAGCGGGGTTCTTCCCATCGATTATCAAGAAGTGGTGATAACAAGAAGGCTTTTTAGAAGTGGTGAGAGTGAGTTTTTTATAAATAAAATTCCTTGCAGATTGAAAGATGTATATGAACTTTTTCTTGACTCTGGACTTGGAAAAGACGGATATTCTATTATATCCCAAGGTAGAGTTGATGAGATAATAAATGCAAGGCCTGTTGAGAGGTATAGGATTTTTGAAGAAGCGTGTGGGATTACAAAGTATAAGTACAGAAAAGAAGAAACAGAGAGAAAGCTTAAAGCAACAGAGGAGAACATTCAAAGACTTCAGGATGTAATTTTTGAACTTAGCACACAGCTGGAGGAAATTAAGACAGATGTAGAAAAAGCCAAGACATATCTACAAATAAATCAAAAACTCCAAAGTTTGAAAAAAGAAAAGTATGTTTATGAGTATAACTTGACAGGCAGAAGATATCATGATTTTCTCACAAAGGAGAAGCAATTAAATGAGGAACTCGAAAAGCTAATACAATTGAGAAGAGAACTTGAAGAAAGTATAAATCAGAACAAATTACAAATGGACCTGCTGACCCAGGAGGTAGAGAAAACAAGACTATCTTATGATGAATTAAAAAGTGAACTTACAGAGGCTACTACTCGCCTAAAGTTTTTAAAAAAGCAGCTTGAAAGCGAACAGCAACTTAAGGACCATTTGTCAAGGCAGATTTTACAGCTTGAGGAGCAAAAAGAGGATTTAAAAAAGAGCATAGAAGAAGTGCAAAAGAGTCTTTCTGAAAAAGAAGAAGAGCATAGAAACGTTTTAGAGGTTTATGCAAAGTTACAAAAACAAATTACAGCTTTAAAAGAAAGCATTACAAAAATAGAATCAGAAATCCAAAAGAAAGAAGCAGAGTTAATTGAATGCATATCCCAGATAGAAAAGTTTAACCAAAAATTAAATGGAATTTTGCATTTGTCAGGTACTTTAGAAAATAGAAAAGAGAAAATAATTGAGCAGACAAATGCTATTTTAAATGAACTTGAAAAACTGACCGTTGCACAAGATACAAAAAAATCAAAACTTAAAGAATTAGATAATGATAAGAAAAAGCTTGTTATTTTACTTGAAGATTTAAACCAGCAGGTATCAGAAAAAGAGAGTCATCTTGCCAACATCAGAAGTTTAGTAGAAGATCTTTCAAAACAGCTGATAAAAAAGCAAGAAAAATTAAGTGTTTTGAAAATGATGGAAGAGAGCTATGAAGGATACAGCAAGACAATCAAGGAAATTTTCAAACGTGTAAAAAATCTTCCCATTTGTCTGTATGGGACGGTGGGAAGTTTGATATCTGTCAAAAGAGAATATCTAAAAGCTATTGAAACAGCCCTGAGCAGTTCTTTGCAATACCTTGTTGTGAAAAATGAAGATGATGCAAAAAGGATAATAGAGATAGCAAAGAATGAGAAACTTGGCAAGGTCACAATTATACCTATTGATACTGTTTCGGTTTTGAGTCAAAAAGAAGATATTAACGCAGATGGCTTTTTAGGATTTGCAGATGAGTTTATTGATATAAATGATGAATTGAGAAAGGTAGTAGAATTTTTGCTTGGTCGGACCTTAGTTTTTGATACTATCGACAGAGCTATAGAGTATCAAAGAAAGGTAGGATATAAGGCAAGGTGTGTTACACTTTCGGGAGAACTAATTTCTCCCGGTGGGGTTTTTGTTGGTGGTGAGAAGAAAGCTGATTTTTCTCTTCTGGAAAGGAAAGTAGAGAAAGAAGAGCTGGAACTTGATGTTAAAAACCTTTCATCCAAGCTTGAGGAAATGGATAAATTGATTATAAAAAATAGTGAAGTATTGTATGATCTGAAAACTGCGAAGCAAGAAGCGGAAGAAAACTTAAATGATTTATTGTTGAAAATGAATGAGCTTGAAAGAGAAATTGAGATGTATGACTACAAAATAAAACAGCTTGCCCAAAACAAAGATGCTTTAGAAAACGAAAAGAAATTGATAGGTCAGCAACTCATAACACTTGAATGCGACATAAAGTCTTCACAGGAAAACTTAGAGAATCTCAAAAAATCAAAAGAGGGATTGGAAAAAAAGATTTCAAATCTTAAAACTACTTTGAGCAAACTAAAAAAAGATTATAATTTTTTGGATGGTAAGTTCACAAAAGCGATAGAAGAAAAGAATAAGATTGAAGCAGAGATTTCTATATTAAAACACAAGCTTGAAAGTAAAAGTTATAACATGGCTGAGATAGAGAATCAAAAAATGTACAGGTCCAATGAGAAGGTGAAATGTGAAGAGAATATAAAAGAGATTGAGGGGCAAATTTTTCAAACTTCTGAGGAGATAGAGGAGAAAAAACAGAAAGCAGAAGAGTTTAAAAATAATTTGCAGCGGCTTGAGAAAGATTACTCTGAACTTTCTGGCCGATACAATTCTGAGCAAAAAAGGTTAAATGAAGCTTTAAATAAAATTCAGGAGATAGAAAAAAAACTTGGGCAAATTGCTCTTGAAAAGCATGATGTTGAAAACTATATGAAGAATATAAAAGAAAAATATTTTGAAACATTTAATGAAGATATCAATACTTCAAATAGAGAAGTTTTTTGGTCAAAAGAGAAGGAAGATGAGCTTGAAAGGTGCACAGCGGCGCTTTCTGAACTGGGGGAAGTAAAGTTATATTCAATCGATCAGGAGAAGAGGCTACAGGAAAGAATGCAATTTTTGCAAAAACAGATTGAAGATTTGCAAAAGACAACAGATGAGTTAAAAAGACTTATTAGTCATCTTGAAAAAAATATGAAAGAGATATTTTTAGAAAACTTTGAAAAGATAAAGAGTTTGTTTTCAGAGATATTCTTTGAGCTTTTTGGCGGAGGAAGTTGTGATTTGAAGCTCATAGGGCAGGATGGCGAGCTTGGTGTAGATATTGATGTTAAGCCTCCAGGCAAAAAGCTGCAAAATATAAATCTTCTTTCGGGTGGAGAAAAGGCTTTGGTAGCAATTGCACTTTTGTTCGCATTCTTAACATTTAAAGGTTCTCTTTTGTGCATATTAGACGAGATAGATTCCAGCTTGGATGAGGCAAATGTTCAAAGGTTTGCCCAGTATATAAAGAATTTAAATAACCAGAGCCAAATCATTATCGTTACCCATAGGAAACCCACAATGGAGATTGCCGACGTTCTATATGGTGTTACAATGGAAGAACGCGGTGTTTCAAAAGTTTTATCGCTAAACATTGAAAAAATACAGAAAGGATGA